The Ruficoccus amylovorans genome has a segment encoding these proteins:
- the dnaJ gene encoding molecular chaperone DnaJ, whose translation MAQKDYYEQLGISRDASEQDIKKAYRKLAMKYHPDKNPGDAKAEATFKEIGHAYEVLSNPDKRAAYDRYGHAAFEQGAGRAGAGGFHDPFDVFREVFGGGGGGGGIFEEFFGGGGRRGPQRGNDLRYDLEISLEEAAEGVEKTIKYRRQAACDKCSGSGAEPGSGERVCPTCGGAGQVISSRGFFQVRQHCPTCQGRGKVIEKPCSKCSGHGVVDETHTLKVKIPAGVDSGSRLRSGGSGEAGPNGAPAGDLYVIIHVKEHEVFERHENDLYCLIPIKFTLAALGGTIEVPTLKGRASLKIPAGTQSGTTFRLRGKGMPTLRGGHHGDQLIQVEIEVPKKLNSDQRAKLEEFAAACGDADQPVSESFFEKAKKWFE comes from the coding sequence ATGGCGCAAAAAGACTACTACGAGCAGCTCGGCATCAGCCGGGACGCCTCCGAGCAGGACATTAAAAAGGCCTACCGCAAGCTGGCCATGAAGTACCACCCGGACAAAAATCCGGGTGACGCCAAAGCCGAGGCCACTTTTAAGGAAATCGGCCACGCCTACGAAGTACTCAGCAACCCCGACAAGCGCGCCGCCTACGACCGCTACGGTCACGCCGCTTTCGAGCAGGGAGCCGGTCGCGCCGGAGCGGGCGGCTTCCACGACCCCTTCGACGTCTTCCGCGAGGTCTTCGGCGGAGGCGGGGGCGGAGGCGGCATCTTCGAGGAATTTTTCGGGGGTGGCGGAAGACGCGGCCCCCAGCGCGGAAACGACCTGCGCTATGACCTGGAGATTTCGCTGGAGGAAGCGGCCGAAGGCGTTGAGAAAACGATAAAATACCGCCGCCAGGCCGCCTGCGACAAGTGCTCCGGCTCCGGAGCCGAGCCCGGCAGCGGGGAACGCGTCTGCCCGACCTGTGGCGGCGCGGGCCAGGTCATCAGCTCGCGGGGCTTTTTCCAGGTCCGCCAGCACTGCCCGACCTGCCAGGGCCGCGGCAAGGTCATCGAAAAGCCCTGCTCCAAGTGCTCCGGCCACGGCGTGGTGGACGAGACCCACACGCTCAAGGTCAAGATCCCGGCCGGGGTTGACAGCGGCTCGCGCCTGCGCTCCGGCGGCAGCGGCGAGGCCGGCCCCAACGGCGCTCCCGCCGGCGACCTTTACGTCATCATCCATGTCAAGGAGCACGAGGTCTTCGAGCGCCACGAGAACGACCTTTACTGCCTGATCCCGATCAAGTTCACGCTGGCCGCGCTCGGCGGCACCATCGAAGTCCCCACCCTCAAGGGCCGGGCTTCGCTGAAAATCCCCGCCGGGACCCAGAGCGGCACCACCTTCCGCCTGCGCGGCAAGGGCATGCCCACCCTGCGCGGCGGCCACCACGGCGACCAGCTCATCCAAGTCGAAATCGAAGTTCCGAAAAAGCTCAACAGCGACCAGCGGGCCAAGCTGGAGGAGTTCGCCGCCGCCTGCGGAGACGCCGACCAGCCCGTAAGCGAGAGTTTCTTCGAGAAGGCCAAAAAGTGGTTTGAGTAA
- the accB gene encoding acetyl-CoA carboxylase biotin carboxyl carrier protein: MDLKEIKHIIDLMKRSDLTEFEIEEKDLKLRICRESQKPVMYAPAPAPVAAPAAPAAAPAPTVSVGPAKPKEEPGTQFIKSPMVGTFYRAPGPDSSAFVEVGAEVKADSVVCIIEAMKVMNEIHAEAKGKILEILVENGQSVEYGQPLFKIKAS; the protein is encoded by the coding sequence ATGGATCTCAAGGAAATCAAACATATCATCGACCTGATGAAGCGCTCGGACCTGACCGAGTTTGAAATCGAGGAAAAGGACCTGAAGCTTCGCATCTGCCGCGAGTCGCAGAAGCCTGTCATGTACGCGCCCGCCCCGGCTCCCGTGGCTGCGCCCGCCGCACCTGCGGCGGCTCCGGCCCCGACGGTCTCCGTCGGCCCGGCCAAGCCGAAGGAAGAGCCCGGCACCCAGTTTATCAAGTCGCCCATGGTGGGAACTTTCTACCGCGCACCCGGTCCGGATAGCTCGGCCTTCGTCGAGGTCGGCGCCGAGGTCAAGGCTGACTCCGTGGTCTGCATCATCGAGGCCATGAAGGTCATGAACGAGATCCACGCTGAGGCCAAGGGCAAGATACTCGAAATCCTGGTCGAGAACGGCCAGTCCGTCGAGTACGGCCAGCCACTGTTCAAAATCAAGGCTTCCTGA
- a CDS encoding Asp23/Gls24 family envelope stress response protein: protein MPPKQPSLPADEPDPNSIPVPLEATENSDEIHINIPVVANIVKMAALQVDGVYSVGGTFADGLWETLGAKKMDRGVEVREDEAENYLIQIHVEMRFGVSIASTAKVVQQAIRDQVEAMTSKGVAKVEVFVDGVRMEQPESARPKTDHWDHPHTD from the coding sequence ATGCCACCTAAACAACCGTCCCTGCCCGCTGACGAACCGGATCCCAACTCCATTCCTGTCCCGCTCGAAGCGACGGAAAACTCCGACGAGATCCACATCAACATCCCGGTCGTGGCCAACATCGTCAAGATGGCTGCGCTCCAGGTGGACGGTGTGTACTCCGTGGGAGGCACCTTTGCCGACGGCCTGTGGGAAACTCTCGGTGCCAAGAAAATGGACCGTGGCGTGGAGGTTCGCGAGGACGAGGCGGAGAACTACCTGATCCAAATCCACGTGGAGATGCGCTTCGGCGTGAGCATCGCCAGCACGGCCAAGGTCGTCCAGCAGGCGATCCGCGATCAGGTCGAGGCCATGACCAGCAAGGGCGTGGCCAAGGTGGAAGTTTTTGTTGACGGTGTGCGCATGGAGCAACCCGAGTCGGCCCGACCAAAGACCGACCACTGGGACCATCCCCACACCGACTAA
- a CDS encoding 50S ribosomal protein L11 methyltransferase — MFILKAEIPAELADALEAHFCEEGLLSWGIEFAPNGPLFLKGFFESEAEADEGLAALRITFPALPAYFAGEQIEDREWQEAYKEFLKPWSNGRLHWVPAWERESYVVPEGHVALYLDAGMAFGTGSHETTRLMARRLMDFAQTRGDAYAQQRIIDAGCGSGILALSAVLLGAKSVYGFDQDPEAIRVSRENTLTNGIAPEAVSFAEAGIESGLEGRQADFMMANIQADILKIHAAGLFAAMAPHGTLALSGILSRELDEVREHFNFAATEAGITCRADSRIDGEWADLCLFL, encoded by the coding sequence ATGTTCATCCTCAAAGCTGAAATCCCGGCCGAACTGGCCGACGCCCTCGAAGCCCACTTCTGCGAAGAAGGCCTGCTCTCCTGGGGCATCGAATTTGCCCCCAACGGCCCGCTCTTTCTCAAGGGCTTTTTCGAGTCCGAAGCCGAGGCCGACGAGGGGCTGGCCGCGCTGCGGATCACCTTTCCGGCGCTGCCCGCGTATTTTGCCGGAGAGCAGATCGAGGACCGCGAATGGCAGGAGGCGTACAAGGAATTCCTAAAACCGTGGTCAAACGGACGCCTGCACTGGGTCCCGGCCTGGGAACGCGAAAGCTATGTCGTCCCTGAGGGGCACGTCGCCCTCTACCTGGACGCCGGCATGGCCTTCGGCACCGGCAGCCACGAGACCACGCGACTGATGGCCCGCCGACTGATGGACTTCGCGCAGACCCGGGGCGACGCCTACGCGCAGCAGCGCATCATCGACGCCGGTTGCGGCTCGGGCATCCTCGCCCTGTCCGCCGTCCTGCTGGGGGCGAAGAGCGTTTACGGCTTCGACCAGGACCCCGAGGCCATCCGCGTCAGCCGCGAAAACACCCTGACCAACGGCATCGCGCCCGAAGCGGTGAGCTTCGCCGAGGCCGGGATCGAGTCTGGACTCGAAGGCCGCCAGGCAGATTTCATGATGGCCAACATTCAGGCCGACATCCTGAAAATCCACGCAGCTGGACTTTTTGCCGCCATGGCCCCGCACGGCACACTGGCCCTCAGCGGCATTCTTTCCCGCGAACTCGATGAGGTGCGCGAGCATTTCAACTTCGCCGCCACCGAGGCCGGAATCACCTGCCGCGCCGACTCGCGTATCGACGGCGAATGGGCCGATCTGTGCCTGTTTCTGTAG
- a CDS encoding nucleotide exchange factor GrpE, which yields MKEKPENNEPEAAIADEQAAQTPEESVAPEEASSETAQLLEELDKAQAKAKDYEDRYLRAMADLDNFRRRAAREREESRLLANAGLIEEILPALDNFRLGLAAAANHPEAAVVSKGFEAVAAQLRQILADHGLEVIEPAPGDDFDHNLHEAVSQQSSDEIGDHQVITAVRAGYQLNQRLLRPASVVVSSGPAAS from the coding sequence ATGAAGGAGAAACCCGAAAACAACGAACCGGAAGCGGCCATCGCCGACGAACAGGCCGCCCAGACCCCGGAAGAATCGGTCGCTCCTGAGGAGGCTTCCTCGGAAACGGCCCAATTGCTCGAAGAGCTGGACAAGGCACAGGCCAAGGCCAAGGACTACGAGGACCGCTACCTGCGTGCCATGGCCGACCTGGACAACTTCCGCCGCCGCGCCGCCCGCGAACGCGAAGAGTCCCGCCTCCTCGCCAACGCCGGGCTGATTGAGGAGATACTGCCCGCGCTTGACAATTTCCGGCTCGGCCTGGCCGCCGCCGCCAACCATCCCGAAGCCGCCGTCGTCTCCAAGGGCTTCGAGGCCGTGGCCGCACAACTGCGCCAGATCCTCGCCGATCACGGCCTGGAGGTCATCGAACCGGCCCCCGGCGACGACTTCGACCACAACCTGCACGAGGCCGTCTCCCAGCAGTCCAGCGACGAAATCGGCGACCACCAGGTCATCACCGCCGTGCGCGCAGGCTACCAGCTCAATCAACGCCTGCTGCGACCGGCTTCGGTCGTGGTTTCTTCCGGCCCCGCCGCAAGCTAG
- a CDS encoding adenylyltransferase/cytidyltransferase family protein translates to MALPLDIPKLLSLDEAARRREAARQAGEKVVLTNGCFDLLHTGHLYFLKEAAKQGDRLYVALNGDASVQALKGPTRPVQSEQERAYLMGSLPFIDTLVIFHTPRLTREIEALRPDLYVKAGDYNLGSLNPEEHAALDACGAEIRFLPFLQGYSTTSLIAKIRAAADTF, encoded by the coding sequence ATGGCGCTCCCACTCGACATCCCGAAACTGCTCAGCCTCGACGAAGCCGCCCGCCGCCGCGAAGCTGCCCGCCAGGCCGGGGAAAAGGTTGTCCTGACCAACGGTTGCTTCGACCTGCTGCACACCGGGCACCTGTATTTCCTCAAGGAAGCCGCCAAACAGGGCGACCGGCTCTACGTCGCCCTCAACGGCGACGCCAGCGTCCAAGCCCTCAAGGGGCCGACCCGCCCCGTCCAGAGCGAGCAGGAACGCGCCTACCTGATGGGCAGCCTGCCCTTCATTGATACACTGGTCATCTTTCACACCCCGCGCCTGACCCGCGAAATCGAGGCCCTGCGGCCCGACCTCTACGTCAAGGCCGGGGACTACAACCTCGGCAGTCTCAACCCCGAGGAACACGCCGCTCTCGACGCCTGCGGGGCCGAAATCCGCTTCCTGCCCTTTCTTCAGGGCTACAGCACGACTTCGCTCATCGCGAAAATCCGCGCCGCCGCCGACACTTTTTGA
- the accC gene encoding acetyl-CoA carboxylase biotin carboxylase subunit, whose product MIKKILIANRGEIALRIVRACRELGVKTLAVYSEADEQSLHVQLADEAICIGPAASSESYLKADRIISAAEIADVDAIHPGFGFLSENAEFAEQCESCNIKFIGPNSSTIRLMGDKAMAKSVAKKAKAPVIPGSDGPVDSETEALKLAKQIGFPVIIKAVAGGGGKGMRLAHNAVAFAREFEMARNEALKAFGNGSVYVEKFIENPRHIEFQLLADEHGKVIHLGERDCSVQRRYQKVVEEAPSPFVDEKLRAKMGKAAVAIAEACGYQNAGTVEFLVDKNGDFYFIEMNTRIQVEHGVTEEVTGYDLVKRQIAIAAGEKLDLDQKDVRFIRHAIECRINAEDPARNFAPCPGQIDLYYPPGGHGVRIDSHIYGGYVVPPYYDSMISKVISYGQSREIAIDRMYRALNEYIIRGIRTSIPFCAAIMKDPVFRSGEATTKFVGDFMERTPKDLFAPSDDL is encoded by the coding sequence ATGATTAAGAAAATCCTTATTGCCAACCGTGGCGAAATCGCCCTGCGCATCGTGCGCGCCTGCCGCGAACTGGGCGTCAAGACCCTCGCCGTCTATTCCGAGGCCGACGAGCAGTCCCTGCACGTGCAACTGGCTGACGAGGCCATTTGCATCGGCCCGGCGGCGTCCTCCGAGAGCTACCTCAAGGCCGACCGCATCATCAGCGCGGCCGAGATCGCCGATGTGGACGCGATTCACCCCGGATTCGGCTTTCTGTCGGAAAACGCGGAGTTCGCCGAGCAGTGCGAGAGCTGCAACATCAAGTTTATCGGGCCGAACTCCTCCACCATTCGCCTGATGGGCGACAAGGCGATGGCCAAGTCTGTGGCCAAAAAAGCCAAGGCTCCGGTTATCCCCGGCAGTGACGGCCCCGTGGACTCCGAGACCGAGGCGCTCAAGCTGGCCAAGCAGATCGGCTTCCCCGTCATCATCAAGGCCGTGGCCGGCGGCGGTGGCAAAGGCATGCGCCTGGCCCACAATGCCGTGGCCTTTGCCCGCGAGTTTGAAATGGCCCGCAACGAGGCGCTTAAGGCCTTCGGTAACGGTTCGGTCTATGTGGAGAAGTTCATCGAGAACCCGCGCCACATCGAATTCCAGCTCCTGGCCGACGAGCACGGCAAGGTCATCCACCTGGGAGAGCGTGACTGCTCCGTGCAGCGCCGCTACCAAAAAGTGGTCGAAGAGGCCCCGTCGCCCTTCGTCGATGAGAAGCTGCGGGCAAAAATGGGTAAGGCCGCTGTCGCTATCGCTGAAGCTTGCGGCTACCAGAATGCCGGGACCGTCGAGTTCCTCGTCGATAAAAACGGCGACTTCTATTTCATCGAGATGAACACCCGGATCCAGGTGGAGCACGGCGTGACCGAAGAGGTCACCGGCTACGATCTGGTCAAGCGTCAGATCGCCATCGCCGCCGGGGAAAAGCTCGACCTGGACCAGAAGGACGTGCGCTTCATCCGCCACGCCATCGAGTGCCGCATCAACGCCGAAGACCCGGCCCGCAACTTCGCTCCGTGCCCCGGCCAGATCGACCTTTACTACCCGCCCGGCGGCCACGGTGTGCGTATCGACTCGCACATCTACGGCGGCTACGTCGTGCCCCCGTACTACGACAGCATGATCTCGAAGGTCATCTCCTACGGGCAGAGCCGTGAGATCGCCATTGACCGTATGTACCGCGCCCTCAACGAATACATCATCCGCGGCATCCGCACCTCGATCCCCTTCTGCGCCGCCATCATGAAAGACCCGGTCTTCCGTTCCGGCGAGGCCACCACGAAATTCGTGGGCGACTTCATGGAGCGCACGCCAAAGGACCTTTTCGCCCCCTCCGACGATCTCTAA
- the thiE gene encoding thiamine phosphate synthase yields the protein MGADLHAAVFYAILDTGYVPRENLVAKCRALLAGGADIIQLRAKRESTSERIGILDTLVPLFEGTEVPLIVNDDIEAALRFPGLGLHVGQDDMSPGEARARLGPGRVLGLSTHSPEQAAGALAHSDALDYFAVGPVFATPTKPDYTPVGLELVRHVAEMEPELPWFAIGGIKRHNLSQVLAAGARRVVAVSDVLCAEDSSVVIAEYKTACRS from the coding sequence ATGGGGGCGGATTTGCACGCGGCGGTTTTTTACGCCATTCTCGACACCGGCTATGTGCCGCGTGAAAACCTGGTCGCCAAGTGCCGTGCGCTGCTGGCGGGGGGGGCGGATATTATCCAGCTCCGCGCCAAGCGCGAAAGCACCTCCGAGCGTATCGGGATTCTGGATACGCTGGTCCCGCTTTTTGAGGGGACGGAGGTGCCGCTCATTGTGAACGACGACATCGAGGCCGCGCTGCGTTTTCCCGGTCTGGGGCTCCACGTCGGCCAGGACGACATGTCGCCGGGCGAAGCCCGCGCACGCCTCGGCCCGGGCCGTGTGCTCGGACTCTCCACGCACTCGCCAGAGCAGGCTGCCGGGGCGCTTGCCCACTCCGACGCGCTGGATTACTTTGCCGTGGGGCCGGTCTTTGCCACTCCGACGAAACCGGATTACACGCCGGTCGGGTTGGAATTAGTCCGTCACGTGGCGGAGATGGAGCCGGAACTGCCGTGGTTTGCCATCGGCGGGATCAAGCGCCACAATCTCTCCCAGGTGCTCGCCGCCGGAGCCCGCCGGGTGGTGGCGGTATCGGATGTCCTGTGCGCAGAGGATTCCAGTGTAGTGATTGCCGAATACAAGACGGCTTGCCGCAGTTGA
- the purN gene encoding phosphoribosylglycinamide formyltransferase: protein MVRIVILGSGRGSNAEAILNAQEAGQLGLAQVVGLFCDQPDALMLKLGPRFDVPAFYLHPGKFKTKLEGEAETHWIETIQRLQPDFIVLAGFMRVIKPPFIEAFKGRIINLHPSLLPKYPGLHSIQRAMEAGDAETGCTVHWVTPEIDAGEVLGQERVPIAKGDTLDEVEARVHAAEHRLLPATIRRLADELMLRH from the coding sequence ATGGTACGCATCGTCATACTTGGTTCGGGCCGCGGCAGCAACGCCGAGGCCATTCTCAACGCGCAGGAGGCCGGGCAACTCGGCCTCGCCCAGGTCGTCGGGCTCTTCTGCGACCAGCCCGACGCGCTCATGCTCAAGCTCGGCCCGCGCTTCGACGTACCGGCGTTTTACCTGCATCCGGGCAAGTTCAAGACCAAGCTCGAAGGCGAGGCGGAAACCCACTGGATCGAGACCATCCAGCGGCTCCAGCCGGACTTCATCGTGCTGGCCGGGTTCATGCGTGTGATCAAGCCGCCTTTCATCGAGGCCTTCAAGGGGCGCATCATCAACCTCCACCCCAGCCTCCTGCCCAAGTACCCCGGCCTGCACTCCATTCAGCGCGCTATGGAAGCCGGTGATGCGGAAACCGGCTGTACCGTCCACTGGGTCACGCCCGAGATCGACGCCGGGGAAGTCCTCGGCCAGGAGCGCGTCCCCATCGCCAAGGGCGATACACTCGACGAGGTCGAAGCCCGCGTCCACGCCGCCGAGCATCGCCTGCTTCCGGCCACCATCCGCCGTCTCGCCGACGAGCTCATGCTCCGCCATTAA
- the amaP gene encoding alkaline shock response membrane anchor protein AmaP: MLGKLESFYQTQIEPYLHDRVLVVCTAIVLLIVLLGFCALRRRRGSIRVFKTTSGRVEVTRSAIRDLVLNACHYVHTPRKPKVRIKAGRGRLYIYIGLRLNEDQRLNEVASQLQMRIEDILQNTLNLDRRSVRIDVGLKGIRRVKPSAAGESASEEALVPVPAVDPVRTGESRVIVAEDDNEDALVDDDTASKPKRGFFGFGRKKSAETEVAAQEDAGYDPDADPFAPSRDDDETKKA; this comes from the coding sequence ATGCTCGGCAAGCTGGAGAGTTTTTATCAGACGCAGATCGAGCCTTATCTGCACGACCGTGTGCTCGTCGTCTGCACGGCCATCGTCCTGCTGATTGTGTTGCTGGGCTTTTGCGCCCTGCGCCGCCGTCGTGGATCGATCCGCGTTTTTAAGACGACTTCGGGCCGGGTCGAGGTGACGCGCAGCGCCATCCGTGACCTCGTGCTCAACGCCTGCCACTACGTCCACACCCCGCGCAAGCCGAAGGTGCGGATCAAGGCCGGACGCGGACGGCTCTACATTTACATCGGCCTGCGCCTGAACGAGGACCAGCGGCTGAATGAAGTTGCCAGCCAATTGCAGATGCGGATCGAGGACATCCTCCAGAATACGCTCAACCTCGACCGTCGCAGTGTGCGCATCGACGTGGGCCTGAAGGGGATTCGCCGCGTCAAGCCTTCTGCGGCCGGGGAATCTGCCTCCGAGGAGGCCTTGGTGCCGGTTCCGGCGGTCGATCCGGTTCGCACTGGCGAGTCGCGGGTGATTGTGGCCGAAGACGACAACGAGGACGCCCTCGTGGACGACGATACCGCCTCGAAACCCAAACGCGGGTTCTTTGGCTTTGGCCGTAAAAAGTCGGCGGAAACTGAAGTCGCCGCTCAGGAGGACGCCGGTTACGATCCCGATGCCGATCCATTCGCCCCGAGCCGGGATGACGATGAGACCAAAAAGGCCTGA
- a CDS encoding AsmA-like C-terminal region-containing protein produces MSARSQHPVRPWWKHLLGWIHVLFNLGLLAALFAQGALIYLLWEDGELPIPGFVTDKVEQALAEQGYEVEIASMKLDLRGILLLRKIEVRLPGYHEPIAEADLVLIEFPPWAVFERHFLPDEVWLSRCNLFCPTVLSPTGAREQVAQDIFTEVAIRNKRLDLDRLILRLRGLDIRADGSLPVARIEKMMESDEAVTPEERDRRTAAAYAAFCREVLKANAWVERFTDPRVQVRFEPAPDGQDVRLAVDFQAEDFNLGQGIDGGRMTAQAEATGLDADSFRLRKAYARMRNMAWEGKAKAGAVQLQAIIPKPGLHALPQACELAAINVEAVNLKVDTVTGSADFARSPLVEASLHLLTGEDLHWLHVDGRVDMQKETADLAVRAWWDPMDLLKISFLEGKFEHPPDLDCSKRPRWSGNVRLDEGFRFASAEVELDFGRTRYEKLELTSAFARARVTPSQLDVYQAVLSTPRYTVEGSYSENFDTKGYRFLLEGNVDPMEISFLIDADWWEPLWKDFDFHGTLPYSNIDIQGFYGRGDEGKTFFGYNKLVDLTYQGVDVDTFTAMLWREPIRIILYDMQGKNREGAFNAALQFCYSPDDGDQRTSLGFAAASTLPLTQGAGLAGKEALGYVKDFQTTSPPQVQVNGLTVDGKDGREDQLYLKIIARMDTQTIYDGFVFDHLAFRGFLKPGLLQLRGMTFGMAGGKGTGQADVKLAEADGADEMALGVSLKGASYEQLQDAIPFLGEDEKDAPAPAPAPVQPPPPPVSKGKKEELAKIDFDLNAQGKTGDVTSFRGHGNIGVRDAVLGQIHLFGGFSRAIQAVGLNLGTVDFTKGQAPFVVGKGYAHFSKVEISGPTARIDANGNINLDTNELDFFLSLYPLGGIDVPVISQIFSAINPLTDVVEAQLQGTFSKPRWKVDFRPIGIFTGQKQVQNPTGQTPLTSDQSGLFNVLEEVPEEVPKLGGAGN; encoded by the coding sequence ATGAGCGCGCGGAGCCAGCATCCGGTCCGACCCTGGTGGAAACACCTGCTGGGGTGGATCCATGTCTTGTTCAACCTGGGGCTGCTGGCAGCCTTGTTCGCGCAGGGCGCGCTTATTTACCTGCTCTGGGAAGACGGGGAGCTGCCCATCCCGGGCTTTGTTACCGACAAAGTGGAGCAGGCACTGGCCGAGCAGGGCTATGAGGTGGAGATCGCCAGCATGAAGCTCGACCTGCGGGGTATCCTCCTGTTGCGCAAGATCGAGGTGCGGCTCCCCGGCTATCACGAGCCGATTGCCGAGGCCGACCTGGTCCTGATCGAATTCCCCCCCTGGGCGGTGTTCGAGCGGCATTTCCTGCCCGACGAGGTCTGGCTCTCCCGCTGCAACCTGTTTTGCCCGACCGTGCTTTCCCCGACCGGGGCCCGCGAGCAGGTGGCACAGGATATTTTTACCGAAGTCGCCATCCGCAACAAGCGTCTCGACCTGGACCGGCTCATTTTGCGCCTGCGCGGGCTCGATATCCGGGCCGACGGTTCGCTGCCCGTGGCCCGGATTGAGAAAATGATGGAGTCGGACGAGGCAGTGACCCCTGAGGAGCGTGATCGCCGCACGGCGGCCGCCTATGCGGCTTTTTGCCGGGAAGTGCTCAAGGCAAACGCCTGGGTGGAGCGCTTCACTGATCCGCGCGTGCAGGTGCGTTTCGAGCCCGCGCCCGACGGTCAGGATGTCCGGCTGGCAGTCGATTTTCAGGCCGAGGATTTCAATCTGGGGCAGGGGATCGACGGGGGGCGGATGACGGCTCAGGCCGAAGCTACCGGGCTGGACGCGGACTCGTTCCGGCTCCGCAAGGCATACGCCCGGATGCGTAACATGGCCTGGGAGGGCAAGGCGAAGGCCGGGGCCGTCCAATTGCAGGCTATCATCCCGAAACCGGGGCTCCATGCGCTGCCGCAGGCCTGTGAGCTGGCTGCCATCAATGTCGAGGCGGTCAACCTGAAGGTCGATACCGTGACCGGGAGCGCGGATTTTGCGCGTTCGCCGCTGGTTGAGGCCTCGCTTCACCTGCTGACTGGCGAGGACCTGCACTGGCTCCATGTCGATGGCCGGGTCGATATGCAGAAGGAGACGGCGGACCTGGCCGTGCGGGCCTGGTGGGATCCGATGGATTTGCTCAAGATCAGCTTTCTCGAAGGTAAGTTCGAGCATCCGCCGGACCTGGATTGCAGCAAGCGCCCGCGCTGGAGCGGTAACGTCCGGCTGGACGAGGGGTTCCGGTTCGCCTCGGCCGAGGTGGAACTGGACTTTGGCCGGACACGCTACGAAAAGCTTGAGCTGACCTCCGCTTTCGCCCGGGCGAGGGTCACCCCCAGCCAGCTTGACGTCTATCAGGCGGTTCTTTCGACTCCCCGCTACACCGTCGAAGGCTCCTATAGCGAGAATTTTGATACCAAGGGCTACCGCTTTCTGCTGGAGGGCAACGTTGATCCGATGGAGATTTCCTTCCTGATTGACGCGGACTGGTGGGAGCCGCTGTGGAAGGACTTCGACTTCCACGGGACGCTTCCCTACTCGAACATCGACATTCAGGGCTTTTACGGGCGCGGGGACGAGGGGAAGACCTTTTTCGGCTATAACAAGCTGGTGGACCTCACGTATCAGGGGGTCGATGTGGATACCTTTACCGCCATGCTCTGGCGCGAGCCGATCAGGATTATCCTGTATGACATGCAGGGGAAAAACCGGGAGGGAGCCTTTAATGCTGCCCTCCAGTTCTGCTACTCGCCTGATGACGGGGATCAGCGTACCTCGCTCGGCTTTGCCGCCGCCAGCACGCTTCCGCTCACGCAGGGGGCCGGCCTGGCGGGAAAAGAAGCACTTGGCTACGTCAAGGACTTCCAGACGACCAGCCCCCCGCAGGTCCAGGTCAACGGCCTGACTGTCGATGGCAAGGACGGCAGGGAGGACCAGTTGTACCTGAAAATCATTGCCCGGATGGACACGCAGACGATTTACGACGGCTTTGTCTTTGACCATCTGGCGTTCCGGGGCTTCCTCAAGCCCGGTTTGCTCCAACTGCGCGGGATGACCTTCGGCATGGCCGGGGGGAAGGGGACCGGCCAGGCGGATGTGAAGCTGGCTGAGGCAGACGGAGCGGACGAGATGGCACTGGGAGTGTCCCTGAAGGGAGCCTCCTATGAGCAGTTGCAGGACGCTATCCCCTTTCTGGGCGAGGACGAGAAAGACGCTCCGGCTCCGGCCCCTGCGCCGGTCCAGCCCCCCCCGCCGCCCGTCAGCAAGGGCAAGAAGGAGGAATTGGCCAAAATCGACTTCGATCTGAACGCCCAGGGCAAAACCGGGGACGTGACCAGCTTCCGCGGTCATGGGAACATCGGCGTTCGCGACGCCGTGCTGGGGCAGATTCACCTCTTCGGCGGTTTCTCCCGTGCCATCCAGGCCGTCGGGCTCAACCTGGGAACGGTTGACTTCACCAAGGGGCAGGCTCCGTTCGTGGTCGGCAAGGGCTACGCGCACTTCTCGAAGGTCGAAATCTCCGGCCCCACCGCCCGCATCGACGCCAATGGCAACATCAACCTCGACACCAACGAGCTGGACTTTTTCCTCTCACTCTACCCGTTGGGCGGGATCGATGTGCCGGTGATTTCCCAGATATTCTCCGCCATCAATCCACTCACCGACGTGGTGGAGGCGCAGCTCCAGGGGACGTTTTCGAAGCCCCGCTGGAAGGTCGATTTTCGCCCCATCGGCATCTTTACCGGCCAGAAACAGGTGCAGAACCCCACCGGGCAGACCCCGCTGACTTCGGACCAGAGCGGCCTTTTTAACGTGCTCGAAGAAGTTCCCGAAGAAGTTCCCAAGCTTGGCGGGGCAGGCAATTGA